Proteins found in one Panthera tigris isolate Pti1 chromosome B3, P.tigris_Pti1_mat1.1, whole genome shotgun sequence genomic segment:
- the CLEC14A gene encoding C-type lectin domain family 14 member A — protein MGRGSGGEPAVGGGDHALGTAPRPRAGQIQVGNSCGRRAFKMRPALALCLLWQAFWPRPGRSEHPTADRAGCSASGACYSLHHATIKRLAAEEACSLRGGALSTVSGGAELRAVLALLRAGPGPGGGSKDLLFWVALERGRSHCTLEKEPLRGFSWLSPDVSVSESETLQWVEEPQRSCTSRSCAGLQATRGVEPAGWKEMRCHARANGYLCKYQFEGLCPAPRPGAASNLSYRAPFQLYSAALDFSPPGTKVSALCPGQLSITATCIVDEVGARWDGIPSGAVLCPCPGRYLRAGKCAEHSNCVDDLGGFACECAAGYVLGKDGQSCVISGEGQPISEGTEVPTRSATAASPDQKRTWTPRVPEKPREVPHVLGQGSSATSIAEIPQWGAQSTMSTLQMSSQANSKAAITSSGSVTPKFNSTSSPAIPQAFNSSSTVVFILVSIAVIVLVILTVTVLGLFKLCFHKSSSSQSRKEPLAQPGMERGTEAAALRSSSVHCTDNGVKVGDCGLRDRAEGASLTGSSLGSGDT, from the coding sequence ATGGGGCggggaagtgggggagagccAGCTGTAGGGGGCGGTGACCACGCTCTTGGGACAGCTCCGCGCCCTCGGGCGGGACAGATCCAAGTTGGGAACAGCTGTGGGCGCAGGGCCTTCAAGATGAGGCCGGCACTAGCTCTGTGCCTCCTCTGGCAGGCGTTCTGGCCTCGACCTGGCCGGAGCGAGCACCCCACCGCAGACCGCGCGGGCTGCTCGGCCTCGGGGGCCTGCTACAGCCTGCACCACGCTACCATCAAGAGGCTGGCGGCCGAGGAGGCCTGCAGTCTGCGCGGCGGGGCGCTCAGCACGGTGAGCGGGGGCGCAGAGCTCCGGGCGGTGCTTGCGCTCCTGCGGGCAGGCCCGGGGCCCGGAGGGGGCTCCAAAGACCTTCTGTTCTGGGTGGCGCTGGAACGCGGGCGATCGCACTGCACTCTGGAGAAAGAGCCATTGCGGGGTTTCTCCTGGCTCTCCCCCGACGTCAGCGTGTCCGAAAGCGAGACGCTGCAGTGGGTGGAGGAGCCTCAACGCTCCTGCACTTCTCGGAGTTGCGCAGGACTCCAGGCCACCCGGGGGGTTGAGCCCGCAGGCTGGAAGGAGATGCGATGCCATGCGCGCGCCAATGGCTACTTGTGCAAATACCAGTTTGAGGGCTTGTGCCCGGCGCCGCGCCCCGGGGCCGCCTCTAACTTGAGCTACCGTGCGCCCTTCCAGCTGTACAGCGCGGCTCTGGACTTCAGTCCCCCAGGGACCAAGGTGAGTGCGCTCTGCCCTGGGCAGCTCTCCATCACAGCCACCTGCATCGTGGACGAGGTCGGCGCGCGCTGGGACGGGATACCCTCCGGGGCTgtgctctgtccctgccccgGGAGGTACCTCCGTGCTGGCAAATGCGCAGAGCACTCTAACTGTGTAGATGACTTGGGAGGCTTTGCCTGCGAATGCGCGGCGGGCTACGTGCTGGGGAAGGACGGACAGTCTTGTGTAATCAGTGGGGAAGGACAGCCGATCTCTGAGGGGACCGAGGTGCCCACCAGGTCAGCCACTGCAGCCAGCCCCGATCAGAAGAGAACGTGGACACCCAGGGTACCTGAAAAGCCAAGGGAGGTACCACATGTCCTTGGACAAGGCAGTTCAGCAACATCTATTGCCGAGATTCCTCAGTGGggagcacagagcacgatgtccACTCTTCAGATGTCCTCTCAAGCTAATTCAAAGGCCGCCATCACCTCTTCAGGAAGCGTGACTCCCAAGTTTAATTCCACGTCTTCCCCTGCCATTCCCCAGGCTTTCAACTCCTCCTCCACCGTGGTCTTCATACTTGTGAGCATAGCGGTCATAGTGTTGGTTATCTTGACTGTGACAGTGCTGGGTCTTTTCAAACTCTGCTTCCACAAAAGCTCTTCTTCCCAGTCAAGAAAGGAGCCTTTGGCCCAGCCAGGCATGGAGCGTGGTACCGAGGCCGCTGCTCTGCGCTCCAGTTCTGTACATTGCACAGACAATGGGGTGAAGGTAGGGGACTGTGGTCTGCGGGACAGAGCGGAGGGCGCCTCACTGACAGGGTCCTCTCTTGGGTCAGGTGACACATAG